One Neisseria sp. Marseille-Q5346 genomic region harbors:
- the pyrI gene encoding aspartate carbamoyltransferase regulatory subunit, giving the protein MENSKLSVEAIEQGTVIDHIPAGKGLAILRQFKLLHYGSAVTVGFNLPSKTQGSKDIIKVSGVWLDANAANRLALFAPEAVVNKIDQFKVIDKQHLSLPDEISEVFRCPNTNCASHGEPVISRFYVRSHNGQTRLKCHYCEKNFSRDSVAEA; this is encoded by the coding sequence ATGGAAAACTCAAAACTCAGCGTTGAAGCGATCGAACAAGGTACGGTAATTGACCATATTCCTGCCGGTAAAGGCTTGGCTATTTTAAGGCAGTTTAAGTTGCTGCATTATGGCAGTGCGGTTACGGTCGGCTTTAATTTGCCCAGCAAAACGCAGGGAAGCAAAGACATTATCAAAGTCAGCGGCGTATGGTTGGATGCCAATGCGGCCAACCGTTTGGCTTTATTTGCCCCTGAAGCAGTAGTAAACAAAATTGATCAGTTTAAAGTGATCGACAAACAGCATTTGTCATTGCCGGACGAAATTTCGGAAGTATTCCGCTGCCCGAATACCAATTGTGCCAGTCATGGAGAGCCGGTCATCAGCCGTTTTTATGTCCGTTCACATAATGGTCAGACGCGTTTGAAATGCCATTATTGCGAAAAAAACTTCTCGCGTGATTCGGTTGCCGAAGCCTGA
- the pyrB gene encoding aspartate carbamoyltransferase: MPNPLYRQHIISISDLTTEQLELLLQTALKLKKQPREDLLEGKLIGSCFFEPSTRTRLSFETAVQRLGGKVIGFSDGANTSAKKGETLADTARIISSYTDAIIQRHPKDGAARVAAEFSSVPVINAGDGTNQHPSQTLLDLVTIYETQGSLSNLKIAMDGDLKYGRTVHSLCQALKRWGCEFAFVSPPSLAMPDYITEELEEAGCPYQVLSSLEEAVEWADILYMTRVQRERFDEQEFAKIQGKFNLDAPMLANAKPNLRVLHPLPRVDEIHPDVDKTPHAYYFEQATNGMYARMAILSLVLNEEV; the protein is encoded by the coding sequence ATGCCTAATCCGCTTTATCGGCAACATATTATTTCAATTTCAGATTTGACGACGGAGCAGCTCGAATTACTGCTTCAGACGGCCTTGAAGTTGAAAAAGCAGCCTCGTGAAGATTTGCTTGAAGGCAAATTGATTGGTTCGTGCTTTTTTGAACCGTCCACCCGTACGCGTTTGTCTTTTGAAACGGCGGTACAGCGTTTGGGTGGAAAAGTTATCGGTTTTTCCGATGGTGCCAATACCAGCGCGAAAAAGGGTGAAACGCTTGCAGATACTGCGAGGATTATTTCCAGCTATACGGATGCGATTATTCAGCGACACCCTAAAGACGGTGCGGCCCGTGTGGCGGCCGAGTTTTCGAGCGTACCTGTGATTAATGCCGGCGATGGTACCAACCAACATCCGAGCCAGACGCTTTTGGATTTGGTAACGATTTATGAAACACAAGGTAGTTTGAGCAATTTGAAGATTGCGATGGACGGTGATTTGAAATATGGCCGTACGGTACACTCATTGTGTCAGGCATTGAAGCGTTGGGGTTGTGAGTTTGCATTTGTATCCCCTCCCAGCTTGGCGATGCCGGACTATATTACTGAAGAGCTGGAGGAGGCCGGTTGCCCTTACCAAGTTTTGTCCAGTTTGGAAGAAGCGGTCGAATGGGCGGATATTTTGTACATGACCCGTGTTCAGCGCGAACGTTTTGATGAGCAGGAATTTGCCAAAATTCAGGGTAAATTCAATCTTGATGCGCCGATGTTGGCAAACGCCAAACCTAATTTGCGCGTCTTGCATCCTTTACCGAGGGTAGATGAAATTCATCCGGATGTGGATAAAACGCCTCATGCCTATTATTTTGAACAGGCAACCAACGGCATGTATGCACGGATGGCGATTTTGTCTTTGGTATTGAACGAAGAAGTTTAA
- a CDS encoding helix-hairpin-helix domain-containing protein, whose translation MKKFLFGAFAAVCAAFSLAAVNINTASSAELEALPGIGPAKAKSIVEYRQKNGAFKSVEELKNVKGIGDAVLNKLKAEATVSSAAPKVAQPAVKK comes from the coding sequence ATGAAGAAATTTTTATTTGGTGCATTTGCCGCCGTCTGTGCAGCATTCTCTTTGGCCGCCGTGAACATCAATACCGCATCTTCTGCCGAACTGGAGGCCTTGCCGGGTATCGGCCCGGCTAAGGCGAAATCAATTGTGGAATACCGTCAGAAGAACGGTGCGTTCAAATCGGTGGAGGAGCTGAAAAACGTGAAGGGTATCGGTGATGCGGTGCTGAACAAGTTAAAGGCGGAGGCGACGGTTTCTTCTGCTGCGCCTAAGGTCGCCCAGCCTGCCGTGAAAAAATAA
- a CDS encoding serine dehydrogenasease, translated as MSTLSNQSVSFIAWQLGSFAEKYFKECDIISYMGSINESSIDYWKTRVQENGRTAKSNGISTLVVFLSTNGGSASAVEKMVEITRYFYDEVYFVILDQAMSAGTIWAMSGDKIYMNYASSLGPIDPQVPTPEGRWVPALGFLDKIDEFVRKSKEGSLTQAELMLLKNQNLGTIRSYEQAAELSKALLKTWLVKYKFKDWTKKETSREDVTQGDKEARARDIAEKLGDNKRWHSHGRYIGIKTLTEELNIKIDDFSDNIEMCNDCEQLRDSLREFMRMFSQEILIVFGYRRPKSIEEKG; from the coding sequence ATGAGTACATTAAGTAATCAATCAGTTAGCTTTATTGCTTGGCAATTAGGTAGCTTTGCCGAAAAATACTTTAAAGAGTGCGATATAATCTCTTACATGGGAAGTATTAATGAGTCTAGTATAGATTACTGGAAAACTAGAGTTCAGGAAAATGGTAGAACAGCTAAAAGTAATGGGATATCAACTCTAGTGGTATTTTTATCTACAAATGGTGGTAGTGCCAGTGCTGTAGAAAAAATGGTTGAAATAACTAGATATTTCTATGATGAGGTTTATTTTGTAATCTTAGATCAAGCAATGTCTGCTGGAACTATTTGGGCAATGTCAGGTGATAAAATTTACATGAATTATGCTTCATCTCTAGGTCCTATAGATCCACAAGTACCAACTCCAGAAGGAAGATGGGTTCCAGCTTTAGGTTTTCTGGATAAAATAGATGAATTTGTACGTAAATCTAAAGAAGGTAGTCTAACGCAAGCTGAGTTAATGTTGTTAAAAAATCAGAATTTAGGTACTATTAGATCATATGAACAGGCTGCCGAGTTATCCAAAGCACTATTAAAAACTTGGTTAGTAAAATATAAATTTAAAGATTGGACTAAAAAGGAAACATCAAGGGAAGATGTAACTCAAGGAGATAAAGAGGCTCGTGCTAGAGATATAGCTGAAAAACTTGGTGATAATAAGCGGTGGCATTCTCATGGTCGTTATATTGGTATAAAGACTCTTACAGAAGAGCTAAATATAAAAATTGATGACTTTAGTGATAACATTGAAATGTGTAACGATTGTGAACAATTAAGAGATAGTTTGAGAGAGTTTATGAGAATGTTTTCTCAGGAAATTCTTATAGTTTTTGGTTACAGAAGACCTAAATCCATTGAGGAAAAGGGGTAA
- the dksA gene encoding RNA polymerase-binding protein DksA codes for MAKLTEQDILNWDGPEEDYMNSDQLAFFRELLVKMQEELIENANTTTGHLQEHESAPDPADRATQEEEYALELRTRDRERKLLNKVQATLRSIDEGDYGFCADTGEPIGLKRLLARPTATLSVEAQERRERMKKQFAD; via the coding sequence ATGGCAAAGCTGACAGAACAAGATATTTTAAACTGGGATGGTCCTGAAGAGGACTACATGAACAGCGACCAATTGGCCTTCTTCCGCGAACTACTGGTTAAAATGCAAGAAGAACTGATTGAAAATGCAAACACCACTACCGGCCATCTTCAAGAGCACGAATCCGCTCCCGATCCAGCCGACCGAGCTACTCAAGAAGAAGAATACGCTTTAGAACTGCGCACCCGTGATCGCGAGCGTAAACTTCTCAATAAAGTGCAAGCGACTCTCCGCAGTATTGACGAAGGCGATTACGGTTTCTGTGCCGATACCGGCGAACCCATCGGCCTCAAACGCCTGCTGGCACGTCCGACCGCGACATTGTCCGTAGAAGCGCAAGAGCGACGCGAACGAATGAAAAAACAGTTCGCCGACTAA
- a CDS encoding YggT family protein encodes MRGDLLLLLADAVAILCITRFLLRYAGLAAEHPLLKFSIQATGWLTKPWQKAFPSGAKTDWYCLPAGFLVYYLACTAIIFISPALSISNKLILANFWFAALHMLKAAAYTLLIGLIIRMVASIQGRYSPLTYAIERILQPLLKPFSFLRVGRYDFSGSLLVLLLWLWLARWFPQLIQQTNLWLLQ; translated from the coding sequence ATGCGCGGCGACTTGCTCTTATTATTGGCAGACGCTGTTGCCATCCTGTGTATCACACGCTTTTTGCTCCGATACGCAGGATTGGCAGCAGAGCACCCCCTGCTCAAATTCAGCATACAGGCAACAGGCTGGCTTACCAAACCTTGGCAAAAAGCATTTCCATCCGGCGCGAAAACCGATTGGTACTGCCTACCCGCAGGTTTTCTGGTGTACTACCTTGCCTGTACCGCCATTATTTTTATATCGCCGGCGCTGTCCATCAGCAATAAGCTGATTTTGGCAAACTTCTGGTTTGCCGCACTCCATATGCTGAAAGCCGCGGCCTATACATTACTTATCGGTCTGATTATTAGAATGGTGGCCAGCATACAAGGTCGCTATTCGCCGTTGACTTATGCCATCGAACGAATCCTGCAGCCATTGCTCAAACCGTTTTCCTTCTTACGCGTAGGACGATACGATTTTTCAGGCAGTTTGTTGGTGCTCTTATTATGGTTGTGGCTGGCCCGATGGTTTCCCCAACTTATCCAGCAAACCAACCTATGGTTGCTTCAATAG
- the proC gene encoding pyrroline-5-carboxylate reductase, whose product MNIYFLGGGNMATAIAGGLVKQDGYRVHIVERGAERRAQLVQELGVAASENLPELSADDVLILAVKPQDMQAACQNIRLNGALVLSVAAGLSIDTLSQYLGGTRRIVRIMPNTPAKIGLGVSGMFADAGVSEADRTAADGIMRSVGTTVWLNEEEQLHNITGISGSGPAYVFYLLGALQNAALAQGFNEQDARELSLATFKGAVALAEQTGEAFAQLQQNVTSKGGTTHEAIETFKARHVAEAIEQGVEACVKRSQEMAQQYKAV is encoded by the coding sequence ATGAATATCTATTTTCTCGGCGGCGGCAATATGGCGACTGCCATTGCAGGCGGTTTGGTCAAACAAGACGGCTATCGTGTCCACATTGTCGAACGCGGCGCAGAGAGACGAGCGCAACTGGTTCAAGAATTGGGCGTAGCCGCTTCTGAAAACCTGCCTGAATTGAGTGCGGACGATGTCCTTATTCTCGCCGTCAAACCGCAAGACATGCAGGCAGCCTGTCAAAACATCCGTTTGAATGGTGCGCTGGTGTTGTCCGTAGCGGCTGGTTTGTCCATCGATACCCTCAGCCAGTATCTGGGCGGCACACGCCGTATCGTGCGCATCATGCCCAATACGCCAGCCAAAATCGGTTTGGGCGTATCCGGTATGTTTGCTGATGCGGGTGTTTCAGAAGCCGACCGCACAGCCGCAGACGGCATCATGCGCTCTGTCGGCACAACCGTTTGGCTGAACGAGGAAGAGCAACTCCACAATATTACCGGCATCAGCGGCAGCGGCCCCGCCTATGTTTTCTATCTGTTGGGTGCGCTCCAAAACGCGGCTTTGGCACAAGGTTTCAACGAACAAGACGCACGCGAACTGAGCCTTGCTACATTTAAAGGCGCAGTGGCTTTGGCCGAACAAACCGGCGAAGCATTCGCACAATTACAGCAAAACGTAACTTCCAAAGGCGGCACGACACACGAAGCCATCGAAACCTTCAAAGCCCGTCACGTTGCCGAAGCCATCGAACAGGGCGTAGAAGCCTGCGTCAAACGTTCGCAAGAAATGGCGCAACAATACAAGGCCGTCTGA
- a CDS encoding YggS family pyridoxal phosphate-dependent enzyme gives MSVLQQNYQDVCRAVEQAAEAAGRPADAVKLVAVSKTFPADDIREVYAAGQRDFGENYIQEWFEKTETLADLPDIVWHVIGDVQSNKTKFVAERAHWVHTIGRLKTARRLSEQRPSEMPPLQVCIEVNIAAEEAKHGVAPAEAVALALEVAKLPNIKVRGLMCVAKADSSDDELRSQFHTMQRLLAELNAAGVEADVLSMGMSGDMPIAVECGATHVRIGSAIFGKRHYPQ, from the coding sequence ATGTCGGTATTGCAACAAAACTATCAGGATGTATGCCGGGCGGTTGAACAGGCGGCTGAGGCTGCAGGACGGCCTGCGGATGCGGTAAAGCTGGTAGCGGTCAGCAAGACGTTTCCGGCAGACGATATCCGCGAAGTGTATGCGGCCGGTCAGCGCGATTTTGGCGAGAACTATATTCAGGAATGGTTTGAAAAAACGGAAACGCTGGCCGATTTGCCGGATATTGTTTGGCACGTTATCGGCGATGTGCAGTCTAATAAAACCAAATTTGTGGCCGAACGCGCACATTGGGTGCATACGATAGGCCGTCTAAAAACGGCGCGGCGCTTGAGTGAACAAAGGCCATCTGAAATGCCGCCGTTGCAGGTGTGTATTGAAGTGAACATTGCCGCGGAAGAGGCGAAACACGGCGTAGCGCCCGCTGAAGCGGTTGCGCTGGCCCTTGAAGTGGCCAAGTTGCCGAATATTAAAGTGCGCGGATTGATGTGTGTGGCCAAGGCCGACAGCAGCGACGATGAATTGCGCAGCCAGTTTCATACCATGCAGCGGCTGTTGGCTGAGTTGAATGCGGCAGGCGTCGAAGCAGATGTTTTGTCTATGGGTATGTCCGGAGATATGCCAATCGCGGTAGAATGCGGCGCAACCCATGTCCGCATCGGCAGCGCGATTTTCGGCAAGCGGCATTATCCTCAATAA
- a CDS encoding type IV pilus twitching motility protein PilT, giving the protein MQITDLLAFGVKNKASDLHLSSGISPMIRVHGDIRRINLPEMSSEEVGTMITSVMNDHQRKLYQQDFEVDFSFELPNVARFRVNAFMTERGPAAVFRTIPSTVLTLEELRAPRIFQKIAENPRGLVLVTGPTGSGKSTTLAAMVNYINETQPAHILTIEDPIEFVHQSKKALINQRELHQHTHSFTNALRSALREDPDVILIGEMRDPETISLALTAAETGHLVFGTLHTTGAAKTIDRIVDVFPAGEKEIVRSMLSESLRAIISQTLLKTRDGNGRVAAHEILISTPAVRNLIRENKIAQINAALQTGQAHGMQTLDQALQTLVRQGTISPELARSKAQNIENLSVF; this is encoded by the coding sequence ATGCAGATTACCGACTTACTCGCGTTCGGCGTGAAAAACAAAGCCTCCGACCTCCATTTGAGTTCGGGCATTTCCCCCATGATACGCGTACACGGCGACATCCGCCGCATCAACCTGCCCGAGATGAGTTCGGAAGAAGTCGGTACCATGATTACCTCGGTCATGAACGACCACCAGCGCAAGCTCTATCAACAGGATTTTGAAGTTGATTTCTCATTTGAGCTGCCTAATGTTGCCCGTTTCCGCGTCAACGCCTTTATGACCGAACGCGGCCCGGCCGCCGTATTCCGTACCATTCCGAGCACCGTCCTGACGCTGGAAGAATTGCGTGCGCCGCGCATTTTTCAAAAAATTGCCGAAAATCCGCGCGGTTTGGTCTTGGTAACCGGCCCGACCGGTTCGGGTAAATCCACCACGCTGGCGGCGATGGTCAACTACATCAACGAAACCCAACCGGCCCACATTCTGACCATCGAAGACCCGATTGAGTTCGTCCACCAAAGCAAAAAGGCGCTCATCAACCAACGCGAGCTGCATCAACACACCCACAGCTTCACCAACGCCCTGCGTTCCGCCCTGCGCGAAGACCCAGACGTGATTTTGATCGGTGAGATGCGCGACCCTGAAACCATCTCCCTCGCCCTGACCGCCGCCGAGACCGGCCACTTGGTTTTCGGTACGCTGCACACAACCGGCGCCGCCAAAACCATCGACCGTATTGTCGACGTATTCCCTGCAGGCGAAAAAGAAATCGTGCGCTCCATGTTGTCCGAATCCTTGCGCGCCATCATTTCCCAAACCCTGCTGAAAACCCGCGACGGCAACGGCCGCGTCGCCGCACACGAAATCCTGATTTCCACACCGGCCGTGCGCAACCTCATCCGCGAGAACAAAATCGCCCAAATCAACGCCGCCCTCCAAACCGGTCAGGCCCACGGTATGCAAACCCTTGATCAAGCCCTGCAAACCCTTGTCCGCCAAGGCACCATCAGCCCAGAGCTGGCACGCAGCAAGGCGCAAAACATCGAAAACCTCTCTGTTTTCTAA
- a CDS encoding PilT/PilU family type 4a pilus ATPase — MSDLAPLHDLLSEMVQAYSQKNQAPHIPTPAEIGTHLHPLLDRMCEEAEKRNASDIFISAGFPPAIKVGGTLTPMPHKALTGADTAAIAESTMNPDQLEAFNRDWEINYSVQSRSNTRYRVNAYHEQGRVGMVLRRVSQDIPEMKTLGLPEKLQELALAPRGLLILAGPTGSGKSTTMASMLNYRNQKLPGHIVTIEDPIEFIYKPCRSIFTQREIGIDTDNWKTAVQSAMRQAPDVVCIGEVRSEESMEYALQLAQTGHLCVFTIHASTASQTIERIINFYPEDRRQQVLMDLALNLVGIIGQRLTIKKNRQRTAVTDLLLNTPAMQDLIFKGELLEIRDLMARSGSNGMQTFDQNLFNLYAQGQIELSEALRQAVSANDLRLRIQMHDEGNNTERLYDRISDLNLMT; from the coding sequence ATGAGCGACCTCGCCCCTCTGCACGACCTGTTAAGCGAAATGGTGCAAGCCTACTCACAAAAAAACCAAGCACCGCACATCCCCACCCCGGCCGAAATCGGCACGCATCTTCATCCCCTGCTCGACCGTATGTGTGAAGAGGCCGAAAAACGCAACGCATCCGACATCTTCATCAGCGCAGGCTTTCCTCCTGCCATCAAAGTCGGCGGCACCCTCACGCCCATGCCCCACAAAGCGCTGACCGGCGCGGACACCGCCGCCATCGCCGAATCCACCATGAACCCCGACCAGCTCGAAGCCTTCAACCGCGACTGGGAAATCAACTATTCCGTCCAATCGCGCAGCAACACACGCTACCGCGTCAACGCCTACCACGAGCAAGGCCGCGTCGGCATGGTATTGCGCCGCGTCAGCCAAGACATTCCCGAGATGAAGACCCTCGGCTTACCCGAAAAGCTCCAAGAGCTTGCACTCGCACCGCGCGGCCTGCTGATCCTCGCCGGCCCGACCGGTTCGGGTAAGTCCACCACCATGGCCTCCATGCTCAACTACCGCAACCAAAAGCTGCCCGGCCATATCGTTACCATCGAAGACCCCATCGAGTTTATCTACAAACCTTGCCGCAGCATCTTCACCCAGCGCGAAATCGGCATCGATACCGACAACTGGAAAACCGCCGTTCAAAGCGCCATGCGTCAAGCACCCGATGTCGTCTGCATCGGAGAAGTCCGCAGCGAAGAAAGCATGGAATACGCCCTTCAACTGGCTCAAACCGGCCATCTGTGCGTTTTCACCATCCATGCCAGCACGGCCTCCCAAACCATTGAGCGCATCATCAACTTCTATCCGGAAGACCGCCGCCAACAAGTTTTGATGGATTTGGCGTTAAACCTTGTCGGCATCATCGGCCAACGCCTCACCATCAAGAAAAACCGCCAACGCACGGCCGTTACCGACCTCCTGCTCAACACTCCGGCCATGCAGGACTTGATTTTCAAAGGCGAATTGCTGGAAATCCGTGACCTGATGGCACGCTCCGGCAGCAACGGCATGCAGACGTTCGACCAAAACCTCTTCAACCTCTACGCACAAGGCCAAATCGAACTCAGCGAAGCCCTGCGCCAAGCGGTATCCGCCAACGATTTGCGCCTGCGCATTCAAATGCACGACGAGGGCAACAATACCGAACGCCTCTACGACCGCATCAGCGACCTCAACCTGATGACCTAA
- the yccS gene encoding YccS family putative transporter, translating into MKTQPLKPLIIASLPVFASVFIAATLVWHFNTPKLVMPFVLGIIAGGLVDLDNRLTGRLKNIVITVVLFTLSSLLAQSTIGTGVPFILAMTLMTFGFTILGTIGLKYRTFAFGALAVATYTTLTYTPETYWLTNPVMILLGTVLYSVNTLIFQIILPHRPVQETVANAYDALSNYFDAKADFFDPDEAAWLGNRQIDLAMSNTGVITAFNQCRGALFYRLRGQHRHPRTAKMLRYYLCAQDMHERISSAHVDYSEMAEQLKNTDLIFRIRRLLEMQGQACRNVASSLRNNKPYAYSKRLGRAMEGCRQSLSHFAETHADNANLHNIRRLLDNLSSVDYQLRQLQNDASLAENDNANTRIAALENTKFRNIGETVLSQLNFESGVFRHATRLSIVVAAACIIVEILHLNLGYWILLTALFVCQPNYTATKSRVYQRIAGTILGVIVGSLVPYFTPSVETKLWIVIASTTLFFMTRSYKYSFSTFFITIQALTSLSLAGLDVYHAMPIRIIDTIVGSVIAWAAATYLWPDWRYLTLSHTAAQTITANGRYLDAILDQLQNGSRDDFDYRLTRRQAHESTAALSSTLSDMSSNPKKYQNRLQDGFTLLKTSYALTGHISALGAYRDQVHHDGSDTFAPYARLTHHIAELLKQMPQTEPATFDASIEAIRQEFADLEQTDKEQSQQNQILKHQLDLIIRQLAPCYQALHRQSDTQTA; encoded by the coding sequence ATGAAAACTCAGCCGCTCAAACCTCTGATCATTGCCTCCCTGCCCGTCTTCGCCAGCGTGTTCATCGCCGCCACCCTCGTTTGGCACTTCAACACGCCCAAGCTCGTCATGCCCTTCGTACTCGGCATTATTGCCGGCGGTTTGGTCGACTTGGACAACCGCCTCACAGGCCGTCTGAAAAACATCGTCATCACCGTTGTCCTGTTCACCCTCTCCTCGCTGCTTGCCCAAAGCACCATCGGCACAGGCGTTCCCTTCATCTTGGCCATGACCCTAATGACTTTCGGCTTTACCATCCTCGGCACCATCGGCCTCAAATACCGCACCTTCGCTTTCGGTGCGCTCGCCGTCGCCACCTACACCACGCTGACCTACACCCCCGAGACCTACTGGCTGACCAACCCTGTCATGATTCTGTTGGGCACTGTCCTATACAGCGTCAATACCCTGATCTTCCAAATCATCCTGCCCCACCGCCCCGTCCAAGAAACCGTTGCCAACGCCTACGACGCACTCAGCAACTACTTCGATGCCAAAGCCGACTTTTTTGATCCCGACGAAGCCGCATGGTTGGGCAACCGCCAAATCGACTTGGCCATGAGCAACACCGGCGTGATTACCGCCTTCAACCAATGCCGCGGCGCACTTTTCTACCGGTTGCGCGGCCAACACCGCCATCCGCGTACCGCCAAAATGCTGCGCTACTACCTCTGCGCACAAGACATGCACGAACGCATCAGCTCCGCCCACGTCGATTACAGCGAAATGGCCGAACAGCTCAAAAATACCGACCTCATCTTCCGCATCCGCCGCCTGCTCGAAATGCAAGGCCAGGCGTGCCGCAACGTTGCCTCCTCCCTGCGCAACAACAAACCCTACGCATACAGCAAACGCCTCGGCCGCGCCATGGAAGGCTGCCGCCAATCCCTCAGCCATTTTGCCGAGACCCATGCCGATAATGCCAACCTTCACAATATCCGCCGTCTGCTCGACAATCTCAGCAGCGTCGATTACCAACTGCGGCAACTGCAAAACGATGCGTCCCTTGCCGAAAACGACAACGCCAACACCCGCATCGCCGCCCTTGAAAATACCAAGTTCCGCAATATCGGCGAAACCGTCCTCAGCCAGCTCAATTTCGAATCCGGCGTCTTCCGCCATGCCACCCGCCTCTCCATCGTCGTGGCCGCGGCCTGCATCATTGTCGAAATCCTTCATCTCAACCTCGGCTACTGGATTCTGCTGACCGCCCTTTTCGTCTGCCAGCCCAACTACACCGCCACCAAAAGCCGCGTGTACCAACGTATCGCCGGCACGATTCTCGGCGTGATTGTCGGTTCGCTCGTCCCCTACTTCACCCCGTCTGTTGAAACCAAGCTTTGGATTGTCATCGCCAGCACCACCCTGTTCTTCATGACCCGAAGCTACAAATACAGCTTCTCCACCTTTTTCATCACCATCCAAGCCCTGACCAGCCTTTCGCTTGCCGGTTTGGACGTGTACCACGCCATGCCCATCCGCATCATCGACACCATCGTCGGTTCCGTTATCGCATGGGCCGCCGCCACCTACCTCTGGCCTGATTGGCGTTACCTCACCCTCAGCCACACCGCCGCCCAGACCATCACTGCCAACGGCCGCTATCTCGACGCCATCCTCGACCAGCTGCAAAACGGCAGCCGCGACGATTTCGACTACCGCCTCACCCGCCGCCAAGCCCACGAAAGCACCGCCGCCCTCAGCAGCACCTTATCCGACATGAGCAGCAACCCGAAAAAATACCAAAACCGCCTGCAAGACGGTTTTACCCTGCTCAAAACCAGCTATGCGCTGACCGGCCACATTTCCGCGCTCGGTGCATACCGCGACCAGGTTCATCACGACGGCAGCGATACCTTCGCCCCATATGCCCGCCTGACCCACCACATCGCCGAACTTCTCAAACAAATGCCGCAAACCGAACCGGCTACCTTCGATGCAAGCATCGAAGCCATCCGACAGGAGTTTGCCGATTTGGAACAGACCGACAAAGAGCAGTCCCAACAAAACCAAATCCTCAAACACCAGCTCGACCTCATCATCCGCCAGCTTGCACCGTGTTATCAGGCATTGCACAGACAGTCGGATACGCAAACCGCCTAA